The genomic DNA GGCGGAATTGCTCGGCGTCCACCGGGCCACGATCTGGCGGTTGGTGAAGGCGGGCCGGCTGGAGGGGGTAGAATTGTTAGGGGCGGTCCGCGTCCGGCGCGCGGATGTCGAGGCCCTGGCGGGCCACGTTACGAGGGGCGGTTAGTCCTCGGCGGGGGGATGGGCGGCGGCCCAGAGGGCACGGTGGAGCTGGAGCCACTCTTTGATGGCTTGCGGGAGGCCGATGTCGTAGCCGAGCTCCTTCGAGCGAAGATATTTGTGACGGAGGATCTCTTCGCGCTCGAGCATGAAGAAGCGCCAGAGCTTGCTGTTGGCGATTTCGCTGGAGGGCTCGGGGGCCGTGCCTTGGGCTTTCTCGTCTTCCTGCTGGCGAGCGAAGTCGTCCAGGGCAGGGATGGCGAGGAGCAGGAAGTCGTAAACCGCCTCCGTGAGGTCAAGGGGCTTGATCGGCTCCGGGCCTGGGGTGGATTGCGGCTCCAGGGGAGACGCGCCGTTCTTGCTGACGGCGTGCTTGGCGATGAGAGCCATGAAGCGGCTGCGGGCCAGGCCGTAGGACTTGGCGCATTTGTCGATCTTGGCAAGCAGGTCCCTTTCGAGGGAGATGCAGACGGACGTATTCGTTGGCGATCGCTCTTTCACGACGTTCCTCATGTTAAACTGCCGGTTTGGCAGTGGTCAACAGCATAAAAGCGTAATATTTCTCAATAAAACAGGGGGGTTGACATGGGCCTTCACTCTCTGGTATTCTGCCGGGTAGCTGTGCGAAAAGCTACACGTCATAGTGCCATTGTCGTTGTGCCTTTTTTCCGACTGGACCGGGCATCCAACTGCACACTGCCTTACCGCCCTGAACCCCTGATTATCTTCAAAAACGTCCCTATTACGTTCTATTACGGGAGAATATACGCGGATCGTGTGGATTTGGCAATAGGCGTCACACGAATGTAACAGACCCATGAAACTTAGGCCGGCAGGGGCGTGAGCGGGCGCGCCGGTGAAAGAAGAGAGGAATACCCCAGTGAGCGTAAAGAAAAAGACACGTCAGTCCCAGCAGAGCGGGGACGATGAAATGATGAGCAGGCAGGAGCTGGCCGATTGGCTGAAGGTGTGTGTAGGGGCGATAGACCGTTACTGTCGAAAGGAAAAGCTGCCGTTCATCAAGGTTGGGCGGCGGGTGCTTTTTCGGCGGCGGGACGTCGAAAGATGGCTGGAGAAGCGATTGAAGAACGGGGAGGGCGGCGGGGAGAAGTAGGCATTGAGCCGTGGGGGGGGGATGGATGGTGGGGCCCTCTCCTCGGGAAGGAGGAGAGGGCCCGGCGCTTCTTTGGGGCGAGCCGGGGCTCCGGGGATTACATCGGAATAAGTGACATGAGAAGAAGAGCGAGAAAGACGGACGATTGGGAATACGAGTCCGAGGTCCACACGGCGTCGAGGTGGACGATGACGCACTTCAATGAGGGGTACTGGAGCATCATGGGACTGCTGAAAACGCCGTCCGATGGTTTCACACGGGATGAGGTGATGGGGGTCGCGCCGAAGGAGGAGGCGGAGCGGATCTGCGAGGCTCATAATGCCGAGGTCAAGGAGCTGCGGGAGATTCAGGCGGCGCTGCTGGCTGTGGTCAGGAAGCTTGCCAAGTCGTACGGGCCAGGCGGGGCTGTCAGCGAGCGGCTGTGGATGGAGGCGCGCGCGGCGCTGAATAAGGCGACGAGGGTGGGGCGTGACGCGTAATACGCGGCGCGTATTGGCGGTGGATGGTCCGTACTGATTGATCGAAACATCGCGCGCAGCGCGGCGGCGCAAGGGTCTGGCGAGGGTGGGCGAGGATTTGGTGAATTCTCGCAAAAAGCTGGCTAGTCATCCTGTGCGTTTAGTTCTCCATTTTTTGTCGCGTTTCGGCGCGGGTTCGGCTTCCGGGCGAGTCACAAGGAGAAACACTGAGTCCTCAGGAGTCATAAGGAGTCATAAGGAGTAATGCCCGGGATTTTGGCCCGTACCCGGGGGCGGGTCGGGTTGGCGGAGAGGTGGCCTTATT from Candidatus Paceibacterota bacterium includes the following:
- a CDS encoding helix-turn-helix domain-containing protein, which translates into the protein MSVKKKTRQSQQSGDDEMMSRQELADWLKVCVGAIDRYCRKEKLPFIKVGRRVLFRRRDVERWLEKRLKNGEGGGEK
- a CDS encoding helix-turn-helix domain-containing protein, with translation MMDDVERRLLRILSASAKQLAAVDRILEGEAETGPEPPKGPLLMMIKDAAELLGVHRATIWRLVKAGRLEGVELLGAVRVRRADVEALAGHVTRGG